One segment of Capillibacterium thermochitinicola DNA contains the following:
- a CDS encoding secondary thiamine-phosphate synthase enzyme YjbQ — protein sequence MKSYRKELVFNTKERFALINITGQVEEALRESGIREGLCLVNAMHITASVFINDHESGLWQDYRDWLEKLAPHEPISRYRHNLTGEDNGDAHLKRQIMGREVVVAVTDGKLDFGPWEQIFYGEFDGGRRKRVLIKIIGE from the coding sequence ATGAAATCATACCGAAAGGAACTGGTCTTCAACACAAAAGAGCGGTTCGCGTTGATTAACATCACCGGCCAGGTGGAGGAAGCCCTGCGGGAGAGCGGGATTAGGGAAGGGCTCTGTCTGGTCAATGCGATGCACATTACGGCCAGTGTCTTTATTAACGACCACGAAAGTGGTCTGTGGCAAGATTACCGGGATTGGTTGGAGAAATTGGCGCCCCACGAACCGATCAGCCGGTACCGCCATAACCTTACCGGAGAAGATAACGGCGATGCCCATCTAAAAAGACAGATTATGGGCCGGGAAGTGGTGGTGGCCGTGACCGACGGGAAACTGGATTTTGGCCCGTGGGAACAGATCTTTTACGGCGAGTTTGACGGCGGGCGGCGGAAACGGGTGCTCATTAAGATTATTGGTGAATAA